A stretch of the Musa acuminata AAA Group cultivar baxijiao chromosome BXJ2-7, Cavendish_Baxijiao_AAA, whole genome shotgun sequence genome encodes the following:
- the LOC103991657 gene encoding proline-rich receptor-like protein kinase PERK4 isoform X1 — protein MPNWLRCMGFFLGLPFALASLVITMFITVLTFIFMPLAWTLSCCSSCCCPYHKMREVVKILATVHLYVVGWFTCDPLWSSEPVIENRQDYQHHYPPQDDVVRMAPQLSPPLPITTIGSKNSSSPKSLTVSAGLTKRSFTYQELVIATNNFSAVNLLGEGGFSHVYKGTLSNGTEAAIKRLKDTTSKQTDVEFMKEADILSLVHHRHLVSLIGCCITEGNWLLVCEYVPNKTLKFHLHDREQPTLAWKDRFRIALDSAKGLAYLHEDCQPRVIHRDIKAANILLDHSFRAKIADFGIAKHFSDEKTHISTVVKGTHGYLSPEYVSSGKLTDKSDVFSYGVLLLELITGRRPVHLADWARPLLKQALEDGKYDVLVDPFLESYYNPIELGRMVACAYACLCHSASLRPSMSQIVRALEGLISLGEYTIQVQPSMLSANILYHEILKSSIEDSQNPN, from the exons ATGCCTAACTGGCTGCGGTGCATGGGATTCTTCTTGGGCCTGCCGTTTGCTTTGGCTTCACTGGTCATCACCATGTTCATCACTGTGCTCACCTTCATCTTCATGCCCTTGGC GTGGACACTGTCTTGCTGCTCCTCGTGCTGCTGTCCGTACCACAAGATGAGGGAGGTGGTGAAGATTCTCGCCACTGTCCATCTTTATGTCGTAGGCTGGTTCACCTGCGATCCGTTGTGGT CATCAGAACCAGTCATAGAAAACAGGCAGGATTACCAACACCATTACCCTCCCCAAGATGATGTTGTCAGAATGGCACCACAACTATCACCTCCTTTACCGATCACTACCATCGGCTCAAAGAATTCGTCGTCACCCAAATCACTTACTGTTTCGGCTGGCTTAACCAAGAGAAGCTTCACGTATCAAGAGTTGGTGATTGCGACGAACAACTTCTCCGCAGTTAATCTGCTGGGAGAAGGTGGTTTTTCTCATGTGTACAAAGGGACCCTTTCTAATGGCACAGAAGCAGCAATCAAGCGATTGAAAGATACTACTAGCAAGCAGACCGATGTTGAATTCATGAAAGAGGCTGACATACTGAGTCTTGTGCACCACAGGCATCTTGTTTCACTGATTGGATGCTGCATTACTGAAGGCAATTGGCTACTGGTTTGTGAATATGTCCCCAACAAGACCTTGAAGTTCCATCTACATG ACAGAGAGCAACCTACCTTGGCTTGGAAGGACAGATTTAGAATTGCCTTGGACTCTGCAAAAGGCCTGGCATATTTGCATGAAGACT GCCAACCACGGGTCATTCACCGTGACATTAAGGCAGCCAATATTCTTCTGGATCACTCTTTTAGAGCAAAG ATTGCAGATTTTGGGATTGCAAAGCATTTTTCAGATGAGAAGACACATATTTCTACTGTTGTGAAGGGCACTCATGG ATACCTGTCTCCAGAATATGTTTCTAGTGGAAAACTCACAGATAAATCTGATGTTTTCTCTTATGGAGTGTTGCTCTTGGAGCTCATCACTGGGCGAAGGCCTGTACATCTGGCTGATTGG GCAAGACCATTATTGAAGCAAGCACTGGAAGATGGCAAATATGATGTCCTTGTGGATCCTTTTTTGGAGAGCTACTACAATCCTATTGAGCTTGGGAGAATGGTTGCTTGTGCCTATGCCTGTTTGTGCCACTCAGCATCTCTTCGGCCAAGCATGAGTCAA ATTGTCCGGGCCTTGGAAGGACTTATTTCGCTTGGAGAGTATACCATTCAAGTTCAACCTTCAATGTTATCGGCAAATATTTTGTATCATGAA ATTCTGAAATCATCTATAGAAGACTCTCAAAACCCCAACTGA
- the LOC103991657 gene encoding proline-rich receptor-like protein kinase PERK4 isoform X2 yields the protein MPNWLRCMGFFLGLPFALASLVITMFITVLTFIFMPLAWTLSCCSSCCCPYHKMREVVKILATVHLYVVGWFTCDPLWSSEPVIENRQDYQHHYPPQDDVVRMAPQLSPPLPITTIGSKNSSSPKSLTVSAGLTKRSFTYQELVIATNNFSAVNLLGEGGFSHVYKGTLSNGTEAAIKRLKDTTSKQTDVEFMKEADILSLVHHRHLVSLIGCCITEGNWLLVCEYVPNKTLKFHLHDREQPTLAWKDRFRIALDSAKGLAYLHEDCQPRVIHRDIKAANILLDHSFRAKIADFGIAKHFSDEKTHISTVVKGTHGYLSPEYVSSGKLTDKSDVFSYGVLLLELITGRRPVHLADWARPLLKQALEDGKYDVLVDPFLESYYNPIELGRMVACAYACLCHSASLRPSMSQIVRALEGLISLGEYTIQVQPSMLSANILYHEILKSSIEDSNRN from the exons ATGCCTAACTGGCTGCGGTGCATGGGATTCTTCTTGGGCCTGCCGTTTGCTTTGGCTTCACTGGTCATCACCATGTTCATCACTGTGCTCACCTTCATCTTCATGCCCTTGGC GTGGACACTGTCTTGCTGCTCCTCGTGCTGCTGTCCGTACCACAAGATGAGGGAGGTGGTGAAGATTCTCGCCACTGTCCATCTTTATGTCGTAGGCTGGTTCACCTGCGATCCGTTGTGGT CATCAGAACCAGTCATAGAAAACAGGCAGGATTACCAACACCATTACCCTCCCCAAGATGATGTTGTCAGAATGGCACCACAACTATCACCTCCTTTACCGATCACTACCATCGGCTCAAAGAATTCGTCGTCACCCAAATCACTTACTGTTTCGGCTGGCTTAACCAAGAGAAGCTTCACGTATCAAGAGTTGGTGATTGCGACGAACAACTTCTCCGCAGTTAATCTGCTGGGAGAAGGTGGTTTTTCTCATGTGTACAAAGGGACCCTTTCTAATGGCACAGAAGCAGCAATCAAGCGATTGAAAGATACTACTAGCAAGCAGACCGATGTTGAATTCATGAAAGAGGCTGACATACTGAGTCTTGTGCACCACAGGCATCTTGTTTCACTGATTGGATGCTGCATTACTGAAGGCAATTGGCTACTGGTTTGTGAATATGTCCCCAACAAGACCTTGAAGTTCCATCTACATG ACAGAGAGCAACCTACCTTGGCTTGGAAGGACAGATTTAGAATTGCCTTGGACTCTGCAAAAGGCCTGGCATATTTGCATGAAGACT GCCAACCACGGGTCATTCACCGTGACATTAAGGCAGCCAATATTCTTCTGGATCACTCTTTTAGAGCAAAG ATTGCAGATTTTGGGATTGCAAAGCATTTTTCAGATGAGAAGACACATATTTCTACTGTTGTGAAGGGCACTCATGG ATACCTGTCTCCAGAATATGTTTCTAGTGGAAAACTCACAGATAAATCTGATGTTTTCTCTTATGGAGTGTTGCTCTTGGAGCTCATCACTGGGCGAAGGCCTGTACATCTGGCTGATTGG GCAAGACCATTATTGAAGCAAGCACTGGAAGATGGCAAATATGATGTCCTTGTGGATCCTTTTTTGGAGAGCTACTACAATCCTATTGAGCTTGGGAGAATGGTTGCTTGTGCCTATGCCTGTTTGTGCCACTCAGCATCTCTTCGGCCAAGCATGAGTCAA ATTGTCCGGGCCTTGGAAGGACTTATTTCGCTTGGAGAGTATACCATTCAAGTTCAACCTTCAATGTTATCGGCAAATATTTTGTATCATGAA ATTCTGAAATCATCCATAGAAGACTCCAACCGCAATTGA
- the LOC103991657 gene encoding proline-rich receptor-like protein kinase PERK4 isoform X3, which translates to MPNWLRCMGFFLGLPFALASLVITMFITVLTFIFMPLAWTLSCCSSCCCPYHKMREVVKILATVHLYVVGWFTCDPLWSSEPVIENRQDYQHHYPPQDDVVRMAPQLSPPLPITTIGSKNSSSPKSLTVSAGLTKRSFTYQELVIATNNFSAVNLLGEGGFSHVYKGTLSNGTEAAIKRLKDTTSKQTDVEFMKEADILSLVHHRHLVSLIGCCITEGNWLLVCEYVPNKTLKFHLHDREQPTLAWKDRFRIALDSAKGLAYLHEDCQPRVIHRDIKAANILLDHSFRAKIADFGIAKHFSDEKTHISTVVKGTHGYLSPEYVSSGKLTDKSDVFSYGVLLLELITGRRPVHLADWARPLLKQALEDGKYDVLVDPFLESYYNPIELGRMVACAYACLCHSASLRPSMSQILKSSIEDSNRN; encoded by the exons ATGCCTAACTGGCTGCGGTGCATGGGATTCTTCTTGGGCCTGCCGTTTGCTTTGGCTTCACTGGTCATCACCATGTTCATCACTGTGCTCACCTTCATCTTCATGCCCTTGGC GTGGACACTGTCTTGCTGCTCCTCGTGCTGCTGTCCGTACCACAAGATGAGGGAGGTGGTGAAGATTCTCGCCACTGTCCATCTTTATGTCGTAGGCTGGTTCACCTGCGATCCGTTGTGGT CATCAGAACCAGTCATAGAAAACAGGCAGGATTACCAACACCATTACCCTCCCCAAGATGATGTTGTCAGAATGGCACCACAACTATCACCTCCTTTACCGATCACTACCATCGGCTCAAAGAATTCGTCGTCACCCAAATCACTTACTGTTTCGGCTGGCTTAACCAAGAGAAGCTTCACGTATCAAGAGTTGGTGATTGCGACGAACAACTTCTCCGCAGTTAATCTGCTGGGAGAAGGTGGTTTTTCTCATGTGTACAAAGGGACCCTTTCTAATGGCACAGAAGCAGCAATCAAGCGATTGAAAGATACTACTAGCAAGCAGACCGATGTTGAATTCATGAAAGAGGCTGACATACTGAGTCTTGTGCACCACAGGCATCTTGTTTCACTGATTGGATGCTGCATTACTGAAGGCAATTGGCTACTGGTTTGTGAATATGTCCCCAACAAGACCTTGAAGTTCCATCTACATG ACAGAGAGCAACCTACCTTGGCTTGGAAGGACAGATTTAGAATTGCCTTGGACTCTGCAAAAGGCCTGGCATATTTGCATGAAGACT GCCAACCACGGGTCATTCACCGTGACATTAAGGCAGCCAATATTCTTCTGGATCACTCTTTTAGAGCAAAG ATTGCAGATTTTGGGATTGCAAAGCATTTTTCAGATGAGAAGACACATATTTCTACTGTTGTGAAGGGCACTCATGG ATACCTGTCTCCAGAATATGTTTCTAGTGGAAAACTCACAGATAAATCTGATGTTTTCTCTTATGGAGTGTTGCTCTTGGAGCTCATCACTGGGCGAAGGCCTGTACATCTGGCTGATTGG GCAAGACCATTATTGAAGCAAGCACTGGAAGATGGCAAATATGATGTCCTTGTGGATCCTTTTTTGGAGAGCTACTACAATCCTATTGAGCTTGGGAGAATGGTTGCTTGTGCCTATGCCTGTTTGTGCCACTCAGCATCTCTTCGGCCAAGCATGAGTCAA ATTCTGAAATCATCCATAGAAGACTCCAACCGCAATTGA
- the LOC103991658 gene encoding proline-rich receptor-like protein kinase PERK1: protein MSTSPPTSSPSTPPGSPPSATPSAPSPSASAAPPPTSPPPLATPPSSPPPSPSPPSASPPPSIASGSPPPPPAIPSASPPPPHSGRSSPSPPYPPPPKTPSTRSPPRPPSSSSSSISTPLVVGVAVGGVAILLLLSFMCVCCWKKKRQPRPPLPHYYGAPSPPPPGRKDERYGEYWQHNAPLPADHAVKLPPGPPPPFASRPPHSPGHLPPPPPPPMISSSGGSGSNYSGSEAPLPPPPPGVALGLSKGTFTYEELALATDGFSDANLLGQGGFGYVHRGVLPNGNEVAVKQLKTGSGQGEREFHAEVEIITRVHHKHLVSLVGYCISGGKRLLVYEYVPNNTLEFHLHGRGRPTMEWPTRLKIALGSAKGLAYLHEDCHPKIIHRDIKSANILLDYKFVPKVADFGLAKFASDNKTHVSTRVMGTFGYLAPEYASSGKLTDRSDVFSFGVMLLELITGRRPVDSSQYFMDDSLVDWARPLLTRALEDGNYDALVDPKLGENFNPNEMAHMIACAAACLRHLARRRPRMGQIVRALEGDVSLEDLNKGIRPGHSRLYSSYDSSGSDSGRYNEVMKKFRKMALMAQEYASSEYNAPTNPSASSGEDQHTGNGDGEERKTTMVMTYGSSL, encoded by the exons ATGTCGACCTCGCCGCCGACCTCCTCTCCTTCAACCCCGCCAGGTTCCCCTCCGTCGGCCACCCCCTCCGCGCCTTCTCCGTCCGCTTCCGCCGCGCCGCCTCCGACCTCCCCACCGCCACTCGCCACCCCGCCCTCCTCGCCTCCTCCCTCTCCATCCCCTCCTTCGGCCTCGCCGCCTCCCTCCATCGCTTCCGGCTCCCCTCCTCCCCCACCGGCGATCCCATCCGCCTCGCCCCCGCCGCCTCACTCAGGGCGATCGTCGCCTTCCCCGCCTTATCCTCCGCCACCCAAGACTCCGTCTACCCGGTCTCCGCCGCGGcccccgtcgtcgtcgtcgagctcTATCTCGACTCCGCTTGTCGTTGGGGTAGCCGTGGGCGGGGTGGCGATCCTCCTGCTGCTCAGCTTTATGTGCGTCTGTTGTTGGAAAAAGAAGCGCCAGCCGCGGCCGCCGCTGCCACATTACTACGGAGCTCCCTCACCGCCTCCACCGGGAAGAAAAG ATGAGCGGTACGGCGAGTATTGGCAACATAATGCTCCGCTTCCAGCAGATCATGCTGTCAAACTACCCCCAGGACCTCCTCCACCATTCGCTTCGCGCCCTCCGCACTCTCCAGGCCATTTGCcccctccacctcctccaccTATGATAAGTAGCAGCGGTGGTTCTGGGTCCAATTACTCTGGGTCTGAGGCTCCACTGCCCCCACCACCTCCCGGCGTTGCCCTTGGCCTCTCAAAAGGCACCTTCACTTATGAAGAACTGGCTCTGGCAACAGATGGGTTCTCTGATGCTAATCTTCTCGGACAGGGTGGTTTCGGTTATGTGCATAGAGGAGTACTTCCAAATGGCAATGAAGTCGcggtcaagcaattgaaaacaggtAGCGGACAGGGTGAGCGTGAATTCCATGCAGAGGTCGAGATTATTACTCGTGTTCATCACAAGCATCTTGTTTCGTTGGTTGGATACTGTATTTCTGGAGGCAAGAGGCTGCTTGTTTATGAATATGTGCCTAATAATACATTGGAGTTCCATTTGCATG GGAGAGGTAGACCAACTATGGAATGGCCAACACGATTGAAAATTGCATTAGGTTCTGCAAAGGGTCTAGCATATCTTCATGAGGACT GCCACCCTAAAATTATTCACCGTGACATTAAGTCAGCCAACATCCTTCTTGATTATAAGTTTGTGCCAAAG GTCGCAGATTTTGGGCTTGCAAAGTTTGCTTCTGATAATAAAACCCATGTTTCAACAAGAGTTATGGGAACATTTGG TTACCTGGCACCTGAATATGCATCTTCGGGCAAACTCACTGACAGATCAGATGTCTTTTCATTTGGTGTCATGCTTCTGGAGCTAATCACCGGACGGCGACCTGTTGATTCATCCCAATATTTCATGGATGATAGCTTAGTTGACTGG GCAAGGCCGTTGCTTACACGAGCTCTTGAGGATGGCAACTACGATGCCCTTGTTGATCCAAAGTTGGGAGAGAATTTTAACCCTAATGAGATGGCTCACATGATTGCCTGTGCAGCTGCGTGTTTGCGTCACTTGGCACGGCGACGGCCAAGGATGGGTCAG ATCGTCCGTGCCTTAGAAGGAGATGTGTCTCTCGAAGATTTGAACAAGGGCATCAGACCAGGTCACAGCAGGTTGTACAGTTCGTATGACAGCTCGGGCTCTGATTCAGGGCGGTATAACGAGGTTATGAAGAAGTTCAGAAAAATGGCGTTGATGGCACAGGAATATGCCAGCAGCGAGTACAATGCACCGACGAATCCGTCAGCATCGAGTGGTGAAGATCAACACACAGGAAACGGAGATGGGGAAGAAAGAAAGACCACCATGGTTATGACTTACGGTAGCAGCTTGTGA